From Deinococcus aquaticus, one genomic window encodes:
- a CDS encoding MBL fold metallo-hydrolase — translation MKRLGDVIILELPATLMGTPSVIHPVALVGPDHILTLVDTGLPGMLDAIIGELHAADFTLGQVRRVIVTHHDLDHIGSLEAVVHATGAEVWALEPEVPYVTGERRAQKLPSPEQAQAMLADPDLNPVMRAMLTREPVRVPVSRALRDGDLLPGQVRVIATPGHTPGHLSLLVPGGNILISGDALTSQDGALHGPLSRATPDLPGAHDSVRRLAQEDVQTIVTYHGGVVSDDAGGQLRALAASLDS, via the coding sequence ATGAAACGACTCGGTGACGTGATCATCTTGGAACTCCCCGCCACCCTGATGGGCACGCCCAGCGTCATCCACCCGGTCGCGCTGGTCGGCCCGGACCATATCCTGACTCTGGTGGACACCGGGCTGCCCGGCATGCTGGACGCCATCATCGGCGAACTGCACGCCGCCGACTTCACGCTCGGGCAGGTGCGGCGAGTGATCGTCACGCACCACGACCTCGACCACATCGGCAGCCTGGAAGCCGTCGTGCACGCCACCGGCGCGGAAGTCTGGGCACTGGAACCCGAGGTGCCGTACGTCACGGGCGAACGGCGTGCCCAGAAACTTCCCAGCCCCGAGCAGGCGCAGGCGATGCTGGCCGACCCGGATCTGAACCCCGTCATGCGCGCCATGCTGACCCGCGAACCCGTCCGTGTGCCCGTCAGCCGCGCCCTGCGGGACGGCGACCTGCTGCCCGGTCAGGTCCGCGTGATCGCCACGCCCGGCCACACCCCCGGCCACCTGAGCCTGCTCGTTCCCGGCGGGAACATCCTGATCAGCGGCGACGCGCTGACCTCACAGGACGGCGCGCTGCACGGCCCCCTCTCCCGCGCCACGCCCGACCTGCCCGGCGCGCACGACTCCGTCCGCCGGCTCGCGCAGGAGGACGTGCAGACCATCGTCACGTACCACGGCGGCGTGGTCAGCGACGACGCCGGAGGGCAACTGCGCGCCCTGGCCGCCAGCCTGGACAGCTGA
- a CDS encoding MaoC family dehydratase yields the protein MNEDLNRPQGRYLEELTPGTLIRHRVTRTVTEADNVFFTTMTMNPQPLHLDHEYAAGTEFGRPLVNSLLTLSLLVGLSVHELTLGTLVANLGLTDVTFPKPVFHGDTIHAESEVLEVRESRSRPDAGIVTVEHRAINQRGEIVARCKRTALMQRQPAGTG from the coding sequence ATGAATGAGGACCTGAACCGCCCGCAGGGGCGTTACCTGGAGGAGCTGACGCCCGGCACCCTCATCCGGCACCGCGTGACGCGCACCGTGACCGAGGCCGACAACGTGTTCTTCACGACCATGACCATGAATCCGCAGCCGCTGCACCTGGATCACGAGTACGCGGCCGGAACCGAGTTCGGGCGACCGCTGGTAAACAGCTTGCTCACCCTGAGCCTGCTGGTGGGCCTCAGCGTGCATGAGTTGACGCTGGGCACGCTGGTGGCGAACCTGGGCCTGACGGACGTGACCTTCCCGAAACCCGTGTTTCACGGGGACACCATTCACGCCGAGTCCGAGGTGCTGGAGGTCCGTGAGAGCCGCAGCCGCCCCGACGCGGGCATCGTGACCGTGGAGCACCGTGCGATCAACCAGCGGGGCGAGATCGTGGCACGGTGCAAACGCACCGCGCTGATGCAGCGGCAACCTGCCGGGACGGGGTAA
- a CDS encoding HpcH/HpaI aldolase/citrate lyase family protein, with translation MSAPRLARPRSLLFAPGNRADLIAKLPRAQPDAVVIDLEDAIPGNPEAKAAARPVAQDAARDLMTAAPHLPVFLRVNAPHSPYFAGDLNVLTPELAGVVIPKLESAADVRLVVNALATHGLNLPILAGLETGAGVWNAHEILREDAVRWAYFGAEDYTTDLGGRRTPGGLEVLYARSQVALAARLTGVPALDIVVTALNDPDRFREDGALGRALGYAGKLCIHPAQVALAHDLFGATDAEKTRAHALLAAAHDAAAQGHGAFSFEGQMVDEPMLAAARAILAQEVGSDE, from the coding sequence GTGAGCGCCCCCCGACTGGCCCGCCCGCGCAGCCTGCTGTTCGCGCCGGGCAACCGCGCCGACCTGATCGCCAAACTGCCGCGCGCGCAGCCGGACGCCGTGGTGATCGACCTGGAAGACGCCATTCCCGGCAACCCGGAAGCGAAGGCCGCCGCCCGCCCGGTCGCGCAGGACGCCGCGCGGGACCTGATGACGGCCGCGCCGCACCTGCCGGTGTTCCTGCGCGTGAACGCCCCGCACTCGCCGTACTTCGCAGGCGACCTGAACGTCCTCACGCCAGAACTGGCCGGGGTGGTCATCCCGAAACTGGAGAGCGCCGCCGACGTGCGCCTCGTCGTGAATGCGCTGGCCACGCACGGCCTGAACCTGCCGATCCTGGCGGGCCTGGAAACCGGGGCCGGCGTGTGGAACGCCCACGAGATCCTGCGTGAAGACGCCGTGCGCTGGGCCTACTTCGGCGCGGAGGACTACACGACCGACCTGGGTGGGCGGCGCACCCCCGGCGGGCTGGAAGTGCTGTACGCCCGCTCGCAGGTGGCGCTGGCCGCCCGCCTGACCGGCGTGCCCGCGCTGGATATCGTCGTGACCGCCCTTAACGACCCGGACCGCTTCCGCGAGGACGGGGCGCTGGGCCGCGCCCTCGGGTACGCCGGGAAGCTCTGCATCCACCCGGCGCAGGTTGCACTGGCCCACGACCTCTTCGGCGCGACCGACGCCGAGAAGACCCGCGCCCACGCCCTGCTCGCCGCCGCCCACGATGCCGCCGCGCAGGGGCACGGAGCCTTCAGCTTCGAGGGCCAGATGGTCGATGAACCCATGCTGGCCGCCGCGCGCGCCATCCTCGCGCAGGAGGTCGGCAGTGATGAGTAG
- a CDS encoding MFS transporter codes for MDPLNPAAPDPQAAYDPGPGWQRRYWSIFTGQALSLIGSAMTQFVLLWWITDTTGSAAALGIAGVAALLPQALLSPLGGIFADRYSRRAIMITADVVSAACMLVLISLFASGTVELWHVYTMMFIRSAMQAFQTPAAGASSAMLVPASFLPRAAGLNQSLQGIMTVAAAPLGALAISVLPLGAALSIDVVTALLGVAPLLVYAVPQRRLAREDRTGVLTEFRAGVRVVWGHPGLRRLYLLLGAVVLAVMPTFTLTPLLVKEHFGGGAAQVALMEGLSGLGMIAGGVLIAALNPRRQVVTVLVAFAVSCVTVALTALAPAGAFWLAITWWVVSGAAFTFGNAPMTALLQRVIPNELQGRALSLLNMVMGLAGPAGLALAAPLGEWIGVRGVFIVGGVLSGLAALAGFLSPALLRLDEPDPAGRAG; via the coding sequence ATGGACCCGCTGAACCCCGCCGCGCCGGACCCCCAGGCCGCCTACGATCCCGGCCCCGGCTGGCAGCGCCGCTACTGGAGCATCTTTACCGGGCAGGCCCTGTCCCTGATCGGCTCGGCCATGACGCAGTTCGTGCTGCTGTGGTGGATCACCGACACGACCGGCAGCGCCGCCGCGCTGGGCATCGCGGGCGTCGCGGCCCTGCTGCCGCAGGCGCTGCTGTCCCCGCTGGGCGGCATCTTCGCGGACCGCTACAGCCGCCGCGCGATCATGATCACCGCCGACGTGGTCAGCGCCGCGTGCATGCTGGTCCTGATCAGCCTGTTCGCCAGCGGCACGGTCGAACTGTGGCACGTGTACACCATGATGTTCATCCGCTCGGCCATGCAGGCCTTCCAGACACCGGCGGCCGGCGCGAGCAGCGCCATGCTGGTCCCCGCCTCGTTCCTGCCGCGCGCCGCCGGACTGAACCAGTCCCTTCAGGGGATCATGACCGTCGCGGCCGCCCCGCTGGGAGCGCTGGCGATCAGCGTGCTGCCGCTGGGCGCGGCCCTGAGCATCGACGTGGTCACGGCCCTGCTGGGTGTCGCGCCGCTGCTGGTGTACGCAGTGCCGCAGCGGCGGCTGGCGCGGGAGGACCGCACGGGCGTCCTGACCGAGTTCCGCGCGGGCGTCCGCGTGGTCTGGGGGCATCCGGGCCTGCGGCGGCTGTACCTGCTGCTGGGCGCGGTGGTCCTGGCCGTCATGCCCACCTTCACGCTGACGCCGCTGCTCGTCAAGGAGCACTTCGGGGGCGGGGCGGCGCAGGTCGCGCTGATGGAGGGCCTGTCCGGGCTGGGCATGATCGCGGGCGGGGTGCTGATCGCGGCCCTCAACCCGCGCCGGCAGGTCGTGACGGTCCTCGTGGCGTTCGCCGTGTCGTGCGTGACGGTCGCCCTGACAGCCCTGGCCCCGGCAGGGGCGTTCTGGCTGGCGATCACGTGGTGGGTCGTGAGCGGCGCGGCTTTCACGTTCGGGAACGCGCCCATGACGGCGCTGCTTCAGCGGGTCATTCCGAACGAGTTGCAGGGCCGCGCGCTGTCGCTGCTGAACATGGTCATGGGTCTGGCCGGTCCGGCCGGTCTGGCCCTCGCCGCGCCTCTGGGCGAGTGGATCGGCGTGCGCGGCGTCTTCATCGTGGGCGGCGTCCTGAGTGGACTGGCCGCCCTGGCGGGCTTCCTCTCCCCGGCGCTGCTGCGACTGGACGAACCGGACCCGGCCGGGCGGGCCGGGTAG
- a CDS encoding TetR/AcrR family transcriptional regulator, producing MPRARQPELTRAALLAAASTVLREQGASLSLDAVARAAGISKGGLLHHYPTRDALLRALGAALIDDFRQRLTTAHAAELAAHGPARGAWLRAYIALTFTPDEDGQALHAALAPLAGHPALLAGLSEAQAFLLTEPEHDGLPAGTAHAIRLACDGYWMGDLTGLPRLNDTQVHALRETLTAWTR from the coding sequence ATGCCAAGAGCCCGCCAACCGGAACTGACCCGCGCCGCCCTGCTGGCCGCCGCCTCCACCGTGCTGCGCGAGCAGGGCGCGTCCCTGTCGCTGGACGCCGTGGCCCGCGCCGCCGGGATCAGCAAGGGCGGCCTGCTGCACCACTACCCCACCCGCGACGCCCTGCTGCGTGCGCTGGGCGCTGCCCTGATCGACGACTTCCGCCAGCGGCTGACCACCGCGCACGCCGCCGAACTCGCCGCGCACGGCCCGGCACGCGGCGCGTGGCTGCGCGCGTACATCGCCCTGACCTTCACCCCGGACGAGGACGGGCAGGCGCTGCACGCGGCCCTCGCGCCACTGGCCGGGCACCCGGCGCTGCTGGCCGGCCTGAGCGAGGCCCAGGCGTTCCTGCTGACCGAACCCGAACACGACGGTCTGCCCGCCGGGACCGCGCACGCCATCCGCCTCGCCTGCGACGGGTACTGGATGGGCGACCTGACCGGCCTGCCCCGCCTGAACGACACGCAGGTCCACGCGCTGCGGGAGACGCTGACCGCATGGACCCGCTGA